A genomic segment from Thermotoga neapolitana DSM 4359 encodes:
- a CDS encoding restriction endonuclease produces the protein MIYVVLILLSISLVLIWFFLRRRKRNERLRSLLKTGLKNPYRFEEFAREYLREHGFKKVRVTRKSKDFGADIVAKKRGRTVVFQVKLRSSAVEKSVVKELVAAAYIYGAVEVGVFTNGEISQSLEKELELLESAGGFIKKVHVVKNITPEEL, from the coding sequence ATGATATACGTCGTTTTGATTCTGTTGTCTATTAGCCTTGTTCTCATCTGGTTCTTTCTCAGAAGAAGAAAGAGAAACGAAAGATTAAGATCTCTTCTGAAGACCGGTCTGAAGAACCCCTATCGATTCGAAGAGTTCGCAAGGGAATATCTTCGGGAACACGGTTTCAAAAAGGTGAGGGTGACTCGAAAAAGCAAAGACTTTGGTGCAGACATCGTCGCAAAAAAGCGCGGAAGAACCGTTGTTTTTCAGGTGAAGTTGAGAAGTTCTGCCGTGGAAAAGAGTGTGGTGAAAGAACTCGTTGCGGCTGCCTACATCTACGGTGCTGTCGAAGTGGGTGTGTTCACCAACGGTGAGATATCGCAGTCCCTTGAAAAAGAGCTGGAATTACTTGAATCAGCAGGAGGATTCATAAAGAAGGTTCACGTTGTGAAGAACATCACTCCTGAGGAACTCTGA
- a CDS encoding AAA family ATPase, whose product MKVEEAKFLAKKIMLAGEIPLLVGHFGVGKTDIARDIAEETGRKLIILVLSQMEPGDLIGLPARSEEKTVFLRPDWWPEDGNTLLFLDEINRAHRSVRNAIMQLLIDRRIHNHVLPEGTWIMAAMNPPEEEYDQADLITDPAFISRFFILEVNPDVSEWLEWAGKNGVSEEVRSFIKNYPEFLFPEKSLSLKTSLKPSPRSWYKLSNVLKTLTEEEKEKYGYVLAAGIVGPEAAKAFYDSFFQKTRVPSVERVLLKGEMEGMDDVHAANTLVLRVVDFLNKTDRTTLERNLNVISENLSKLAERVPKESFYGILRFIVDESQKDGEKSDLFDKILEKMVEKEELRKMVSEI is encoded by the coding sequence GTGAAGGTGGAAGAAGCAAAATTCCTGGCAAAGAAAATCATGCTGGCAGGAGAGATTCCCCTTCTGGTAGGTCACTTCGGAGTTGGAAAGACAGATATCGCAAGAGACATCGCAGAGGAAACAGGCAGAAAACTGATCATACTGGTTCTCTCACAGATGGAACCAGGAGATCTGATAGGGCTTCCTGCACGGTCTGAGGAAAAAACGGTGTTTTTGAGACCAGACTGGTGGCCAGAGGACGGAAACACCCTCCTCTTTCTGGACGAGATAAACAGAGCGCATCGTTCTGTGAGGAATGCGATCATGCAGCTTCTCATAGACAGAAGGATCCACAACCATGTTCTTCCGGAGGGAACATGGATCATGGCGGCCATGAACCCACCGGAGGAAGAATACGACCAGGCAGATCTCATAACGGATCCCGCTTTCATATCGAGGTTTTTCATACTCGAGGTCAATCCGGATGTTTCGGAGTGGTTGGAATGGGCTGGAAAAAACGGTGTTTCAGAAGAAGTGAGGAGTTTCATCAAAAACTATCCGGAGTTTCTCTTTCCGGAGAAGAGCCTCTCCCTGAAAACATCTCTGAAACCTTCCCCAAGGAGCTGGTACAAACTTTCAAACGTTCTGAAGACCCTCACAGAAGAGGAAAAGGAAAAGTACGGATACGTGTTGGCCGCGGGAATCGTGGGCCCGGAGGCAGCGAAAGCCTTCTACGACTCCTTCTTCCAGAAAACACGGGTGCCTTCTGTAGAACGTGTCCTTTTGAAAGGTGAAATGGAGGGTATGGACGATGTTCATGCGGCAAACACCCTCGTTTTGAGAGTTGTGGACTTTTTGAACAAAACAGATAGAACCACCCTCGAGAGGAATTTGAACGTCATTTCAGAGAACCTTTCAAAACTCGCTGAAAGAGTTCCAAAGGAATCTTTCTATGGTATTCTGAGGTTCATAGTCGATGAATCCCAGAAAGATGGTGAAAAATCCGATCTCTTCGATAAAATTCTGGAAAAGATGGTGGAAAAAGAAGAACTTCGAAAAATGGTGAGTGAAATATGA
- a CDS encoding vWA domain-containing protein, with protein sequence MKPEELLKKAVLNLGKKSPFYYYVLLGMKIVPSKSIRNLKISFSTTGDVMLLYNPEALEKKHVRMVEALLLHEVMHVIFQHFRIKPKDERDRKIWDLAMDAAINQYIPELAAFGVPLDVLVKEGHSVDNDTLFVLPPEWMMFENAETYHRWILDEMERLGRYDVEVVSEFREGVDDHSGLFEEDFPVEMILELTKDRTKKAFNIFGDSLPSGVKREIQLLLENPELDWKTLIRRFFGISIKADRYTTPLRPNRRYDHLPGWRNEYLSRVAVVIDTSGSIVEKELNQFVSELERLAGILKEEIWLVQVDRNVTSVVRYRSGDWRDLEIVGGGSTDLQPAVDYSEKVLRAEGTIVFTDGHTDVPFARRRILFVLSRFHNEDFQKEARRMYGKDAVVVLS encoded by the coding sequence ATGAAACCTGAGGAACTGCTGAAGAAAGCTGTTTTGAATCTGGGAAAAAAATCCCCATTCTATTACTACGTTCTCCTCGGAATGAAGATCGTCCCGTCAAAGTCCATCAGGAACCTGAAGATCTCCTTTTCCACAACAGGAGACGTGATGTTGCTTTACAATCCTGAGGCTCTGGAGAAAAAGCATGTGAGAATGGTCGAGGCTCTCCTGTTGCATGAGGTCATGCACGTGATCTTCCAGCACTTTCGAATAAAACCAAAAGATGAAAGAGACAGAAAAATATGGGACCTTGCCATGGACGCTGCCATCAACCAGTACATTCCTGAACTTGCAGCATTCGGTGTTCCGCTCGACGTTCTGGTCAAAGAGGGTCATTCCGTGGACAACGACACGCTGTTCGTTCTACCACCAGAGTGGATGATGTTCGAAAACGCAGAGACCTACCACAGATGGATTTTAGATGAGATGGAAAGACTCGGAAGATACGATGTAGAGGTGGTCTCAGAGTTTCGAGAAGGTGTGGACGATCATTCGGGACTGTTCGAAGAGGACTTTCCAGTTGAGATGATCCTGGAGCTTACGAAAGACAGAACCAAAAAGGCTTTCAACATCTTTGGAGATTCACTTCCCTCCGGGGTTAAAAGGGAAATTCAGCTTTTGCTGGAAAATCCTGAACTCGACTGGAAGACCCTTATCCGGCGATTCTTTGGAATTTCCATAAAGGCGGATCGATACACCACACCATTGAGACCGAACAGAAGGTACGATCATCTTCCAGGGTGGCGAAACGAATACCTTTCCAGGGTGGCTGTTGTGATCGACACAAGTGGAAGTATCGTGGAAAAGGAACTGAATCAGTTCGTATCGGAACTGGAGAGACTCGCAGGCATTTTGAAAGAAGAGATCTGGCTCGTTCAGGTGGACAGGAATGTGACCTCCGTTGTCAGGTACAGATCGGGAGACTGGCGGGATCTGGAGATCGTGGGCGGCGGAAGTACTGACCTTCAGCCGGCCGTTGATTACTCCGAGAAGGTGCTGAGGGCGGAAGGTACGATCGTTTTCACAGATGGCCACACGGATGTTCCATTTGCAAGAAGAAGGATTCTCTTTGTGCTCTCCAGATTCCACAACGAGGATTTTCAGAAAGAAGCCCGGAGGATGTACGGTAAGGATGCGGTGGTGGTGCTATCGTGA
- a CDS encoding DUF4895 domain-containing protein, whose amino-acid sequence MKKELESLLKEISPVNPLKEYEERLDNVHLHVFLLRVKRHRFPSLFLMMDVSGRKLLNLSVEDPFDREPCIYRVSADVPDTLLSFYRKHFKEVDSVSSGIFRMPLRVKVLRSVGDETWLQKIFLQEKVRGEEFFLFQERVSEKDLKKLFDLLNSELKLILRNEGIDVFLDLPDWVEKDHVPLLHEIGVLLRKKENIQPAQNPEERTFLSLRIGYDRFFEEEFDLVSFVGDFLKKLKKIYKVTISML is encoded by the coding sequence GTGAAAAAGGAACTGGAGTCTCTCCTGAAAGAGATTTCTCCCGTGAACCCGCTGAAGGAATACGAGGAAAGACTCGACAACGTTCACCTTCATGTGTTTTTGCTGAGGGTGAAAAGGCACCGATTTCCGAGTCTTTTTCTCATGATGGACGTATCCGGCAGGAAACTTTTGAACCTCTCCGTTGAGGATCCGTTCGACAGAGAACCATGTATATACAGAGTGTCTGCGGACGTTCCCGACACCCTACTTTCGTTCTACAGGAAGCATTTCAAAGAAGTGGATTCGGTTTCTTCAGGGATCTTCCGTATGCCGTTGAGGGTAAAGGTTCTGCGATCGGTCGGCGATGAGACGTGGCTTCAGAAGATATTCCTTCAGGAGAAAGTCAGGGGTGAGGAATTTTTCCTGTTTCAGGAGAGAGTATCGGAGAAAGATCTGAAAAAGCTTTTCGATCTTCTGAACTCAGAACTCAAGTTGATCCTGAGAAACGAGGGAATAGATGTGTTCCTTGATCTGCCGGACTGGGTCGAGAAGGACCATGTGCCACTGCTTCACGAAATAGGAGTCCTTCTCAGGAAAAAGGAAAACATACAGCCAGCCCAGAACCCAGAAGAGAGAACATTTCTCAGTTTGAGGATCGGTTACGACAGGTTCTTCGAAGAGGAATTCGATCTGGTATCCTTTGTGGGAGATTTCTTGAAGAAATTGAAGAAAATATACAAGGTGACCATTTCGATGTTATAA
- a CDS encoding ferredoxin: MKVKVDADACIGCGVCENLCPDVFQLGDDGKAKVLQPETDLPCAKDAADSCPTGAISVEE, translated from the coding sequence ATGAAGGTAAAGGTCGACGCAGATGCCTGCATCGGTTGTGGAGTTTGTGAAAACCTCTGTCCAGATGTCTTCCAGCTCGGTGACGATGGGAAGGCCAAGGTCCTCCAGCCCGAAACTGACCTTCCCTGTGCGAAAGACGCTGCTGATAGCTGTCCCACTGGCGCTATAAGCGTTGAAGAGTGA
- the dnaA gene encoding chromosomal replication initiator protein DnaA encodes MKERILQEIKTRVNRKSWELWFNSFEVKTIEGNKVIFSVGNLFIKEWLEKKYHSVLSRAVKTVLGHDATYELTYESFDSHTSYSEPLVKKKAVLLTPLNPAYTFENFVVGPGNSFAYHASLEVAKNPGKYNPLFIYGGVGLGKTHLLQSIGNYIVQREPDLRVMYITSEKFLNDLVDSMKEGKLAEFREKYRKKVDVLLIDDIQFLIGKTGVQTELFHTFNELHDSGKQIVICSDREPHMLKEFQDRLISRFQMGLVAKLEPPDRETRKSIARKMLEVEEGELPEEVLDFVAENVDDNLRRLKGAIIKLLVYKETTGREVDLKEAIALLKDFIKPERKPILDPIDELIEIVSRVMDVPKEEILSSSRNAKALMARRIGMYIAKTYLKSSLRTIAEKFNRSHPVVADSVKKVKNSLLKGNRQLKMYIDEIVGEISHRASSG; translated from the coding sequence ATGAAAGAGCGAATACTCCAGGAAATAAAGACCAGAGTGAACAGAAAAAGTTGGGAACTCTGGTTCAACTCTTTCGAAGTGAAAACGATAGAGGGAAACAAGGTGATCTTCTCCGTGGGGAATCTCTTCATAAAAGAATGGCTGGAGAAGAAGTATCATTCGGTGCTCTCAAGAGCGGTGAAGACGGTTCTTGGACACGACGCTACCTATGAACTGACCTACGAATCGTTTGACTCACACACATCCTACAGTGAGCCTCTTGTGAAGAAAAAGGCGGTTCTTCTCACACCACTGAACCCTGCCTACACTTTCGAGAATTTCGTTGTTGGACCGGGAAATTCCTTTGCCTACCATGCTTCACTGGAGGTTGCCAAGAATCCAGGAAAGTACAACCCGCTTTTCATATACGGAGGAGTGGGACTTGGAAAGACGCATCTTCTTCAGTCGATAGGTAACTACATAGTTCAGAGAGAGCCCGATCTGAGGGTGATGTACATCACCAGCGAGAAATTTCTGAACGATCTTGTTGACAGTATGAAAGAGGGGAAACTTGCTGAGTTCAGAGAAAAGTATAGAAAGAAAGTGGATGTCCTTCTGATAGATGATATTCAGTTTCTCATAGGAAAAACGGGTGTTCAAACAGAACTCTTCCACACCTTCAACGAACTTCACGACTCGGGAAAACAGATAGTCATCTGCTCTGACAGAGAGCCACACATGTTGAAGGAGTTTCAGGACAGGTTGATCTCCAGGTTTCAGATGGGACTCGTTGCAAAGCTGGAGCCACCTGACAGGGAAACAAGGAAGAGCATCGCAAGAAAAATGCTTGAAGTTGAAGAGGGAGAACTTCCGGAAGAGGTTCTGGATTTCGTTGCAGAGAACGTGGATGACAACCTGAGAAGACTCAAAGGTGCGATAATAAAACTTCTCGTTTACAAAGAAACCACGGGAAGAGAGGTCGATCTGAAAGAGGCAATCGCACTTTTGAAAGATTTCATAAAACCCGAAAGAAAGCCGATTCTCGATCCCATCGATGAGTTGATAGAGATCGTCTCGAGGGTGATGGACGTACCGAAGGAAGAAATTCTATCGAGCAGCCGGAACGCAAAGGCACTCATGGCCAGAAGAATAGGAATGTACATTGCGAAGACTTATCTGAAGAGTTCCCTGAGGACGATTGCGGAGAAGTTCAACAGGTCCCATCCTGTGGTCGCCGATAGTGTGAAAAAAGTTAAAAATTCCCTGCTCAAGGGAAACAGGCAGTTGAAGATGTACATCGATGAAATCGTCGGGGAGATATCCCATAGGGCTTCAAGTGGTTAA
- the trmB gene encoding tRNA (guanosine(46)-N7)-methyltransferase TrmB, giving the protein MVVVDYEIKPQSFPFFPLDWSQIFGRKSKIVVEIGFGNGEFLAEMARKHPEKDFVGFEVSITSFVKAQKKFKKYGLTNVKLVKVDGRFGLRELFPDNSVEKVYVNFPCPWPKKRHENRRITSHDFMQTLSTVLEMDGTLEFATDEEWYAKEVREAFDTSEYFVVDSFVENFQREVETRYERKWKSQGKRTFLIIARKIRHGAVKRLLEGENTVAHVTFEGTVSWEKLKSLEGKVFKNKNKVFVVKRVYRDSGYLLKVISTDEGDFRQIYYLDLSGKNGRWILKLDDGSDPYRTPAMKWSLRKIAEELTT; this is encoded by the coding sequence GTGGTTGTAGTAGATTACGAAATAAAACCTCAGAGTTTTCCGTTCTTTCCTCTTGACTGGTCACAGATCTTTGGTAGAAAGTCGAAAATCGTCGTGGAGATAGGCTTTGGAAACGGCGAGTTCCTTGCGGAGATGGCAAGAAAGCACCCCGAAAAGGACTTCGTGGGTTTTGAGGTTTCCATAACCTCTTTCGTCAAGGCGCAGAAGAAATTCAAAAAATACGGTCTGACGAACGTGAAACTTGTGAAAGTGGACGGCAGATTCGGTCTGAGAGAACTCTTTCCCGACAACAGCGTAGAAAAGGTCTATGTGAATTTTCCATGCCCCTGGCCAAAGAAAAGGCACGAAAACAGAAGAATCACCAGCCACGATTTCATGCAGACCCTGTCCACTGTTCTGGAAATGGACGGTACTCTTGAGTTTGCAACTGATGAGGAATGGTACGCTAAAGAGGTGCGCGAGGCCTTTGATACCTCCGAATATTTCGTGGTGGATTCTTTTGTGGAAAACTTTCAAAGGGAAGTGGAAACACGCTACGAGAGAAAGTGGAAATCTCAGGGTAAAAGAACCTTCCTGATTATTGCACGCAAAATAAGACACGGAGCGGTGAAAAGATTGCTGGAGGGGGAAAACACCGTGGCGCACGTCACCTTTGAAGGTACGGTTTCCTGGGAAAAACTGAAGAGTCTGGAAGGAAAGGTGTTCAAAAACAAAAACAAAGTGTTTGTCGTGAAAAGAGTCTACAGAGACAGCGGCTACCTTTTGAAGGTGATCTCAACGGACGAGGGAGATTTTCGTCAAATTTACTATCTGGATCTTTCGGGGAAAAACGGAAGATGGATCTTGAAACTGGACGATGGTTCCGATCCTTACAGAACTCCTGCCATGAAGTGGTCTCTCAGAAAGATCGCTGAGGAGTTAACCACTTGA
- a CDS encoding radical SAM protein produces MKSAVFYRKLERCDICPRTCGVNRLKGEKGVCGVSNRPIVSSWGPHFGEERILVGSRGSGTVFFTFCNLKCVYCQNYEISQLGVGREITIERLAEIFVELQNMGVENLNLVTPTHQVPFIVDALERIERKIPVVYNCGGYESVETIEQLAGFVDIYMPDFKYSDPELGMKLSGVADYPQIAFEALKVMVKQTGEPVLKDGIMKKGVLVRHLILPGYIENSLGVIDLLSKIEPKPLVNIMAQFRPEYLARKYGLSRGITREEYLKVIEYAQKKNLNLIETERWLRWL; encoded by the coding sequence ATGAAAAGCGCTGTTTTCTACAGAAAGCTGGAAAGGTGTGATATCTGTCCCAGAACCTGTGGTGTGAATCGTCTGAAAGGTGAAAAGGGAGTCTGCGGTGTTTCTAACCGCCCCATCGTTTCCTCATGGGGCCCTCATTTCGGTGAGGAAAGAATCCTTGTCGGGAGTAGAGGAAGCGGCACGGTCTTTTTCACCTTCTGTAATTTGAAATGTGTTTACTGTCAGAATTACGAAATCAGTCAACTTGGTGTGGGAAGAGAAATCACCATCGAAAGGCTGGCAGAGATATTTGTGGAACTTCAGAACATGGGTGTGGAAAACCTCAATCTGGTGACTCCAACCCATCAGGTTCCCTTCATCGTTGATGCCCTTGAAAGAATAGAAAGGAAAATACCCGTTGTCTACAACTGTGGTGGATACGAGTCCGTTGAGACGATTGAGCAACTGGCAGGATTTGTGGACATCTACATGCCCGATTTCAAGTACAGTGATCCGGAACTTGGTATGAAACTTTCAGGGGTCGCGGACTATCCTCAGATTGCCTTCGAAGCCCTGAAAGTCATGGTGAAACAAACTGGAGAACCTGTGTTGAAGGATGGTATCATGAAGAAGGGTGTTCTTGTAAGACACCTGATTCTTCCAGGATACATCGAGAACAGTCTGGGCGTTATCGATCTGCTTTCAAAGATAGAACCAAAGCCTCTTGTGAACATAATGGCACAGTTTCGCCCGGAATATCTGGCGAGAAAGTATGGCCTGAGCAGAGGCATAACCCGGGAGGAATACCTGAAGGTCATTGAGTACGCGCAAAAAAAGAACCTGAATCTCATAGAAACTGAGAGGTGGCTCAGGTGGTTGTAG
- a CDS encoding tetratricopeptide repeat protein, whose protein sequence is MNAVEKIVRDLLSEKRITEARNLLSLFPGEFPHLELEVEYAARNWKAVKRIYESLPEELKEKYAEHYEHATSQYSIDYSREAEEALKELERKNVQGAISIVESIVKDYPELVEVIALRYKLARQRNDRKAMEKYRKLLMELDRTHPVLLENGLSSRKTGLFEILTISLLVAIFLVSLFALYIVPSSVKKESETPVIEQTVDIKPLEQRVEDVLSNIAVLSESMGKLNDLVEGRFTEVQSDVKTVSEDLESLKDLLANLNRKLSQIESALSTISTRESTPSVVYVPSKESRIERAKSLWFLGYMFYLRREYDEAIRRFDLAIEEIGEENVYFKDDVYYYRALSYYFKGDLSTARRLFEDFIEKFPDSEYTDDAEYFLKRI, encoded by the coding sequence ATGAACGCTGTGGAAAAAATCGTCAGGGACCTTCTGAGCGAAAAAAGGATAACCGAAGCCCGCAATCTTCTCTCTCTCTTTCCCGGAGAGTTTCCTCACCTTGAACTGGAGGTAGAGTACGCCGCTCGAAACTGGAAGGCGGTAAAGAGAATCTACGAGTCTCTACCCGAAGAGTTGAAAGAAAAGTACGCAGAACACTACGAACATGCAACAAGTCAGTACAGCATAGACTATTCGAGAGAGGCAGAGGAAGCCCTGAAAGAACTCGAAAGAAAAAACGTCCAGGGAGCCATCTCCATCGTTGAGTCCATCGTGAAAGATTATCCTGAGCTGGTCGAAGTCATTGCGTTGAGGTACAAACTCGCCAGACAGCGTAACGACAGAAAGGCTATGGAGAAGTATAGAAAGCTTCTAATGGAACTCGATAGAACACATCCTGTGCTTCTCGAAAATGGTCTTTCCAGCCGAAAGACAGGTCTCTTTGAGATCCTGACCATTTCTCTCCTTGTGGCCATCTTTCTTGTTTCCCTTTTTGCTCTCTACATTGTTCCTTCGAGTGTAAAGAAAGAATCTGAAACACCGGTGATCGAACAGACGGTCGATATAAAGCCACTGGAGCAGCGTGTTGAAGATGTGCTGTCAAACATAGCAGTTCTCAGTGAAAGCATGGGAAAACTGAACGATCTTGTTGAGGGAAGGTTCACTGAAGTGCAGAGCGACGTGAAAACTGTCTCTGAAGATCTCGAAAGCCTGAAGGATCTCCTGGCAAACCTCAACAGGAAACTTTCTCAAATAGAATCGGCGTTGAGTACGATTTCAACCAGAGAGTCCACTCCTTCTGTGGTCTACGTTCCATCGAAAGAGAGTCGCATAGAGAGGGCAAAATCTCTCTGGTTTCTCGGCTACATGTTCTACCTGAGAAGGGAGTACGATGAAGCTATAAGGAGATTCGATCTTGCCATAGAAGAGATAGGAGAAGAAAACGTTTACTTCAAAGACGATGTATATTACTACAGGGCGCTGAGTTACTATTTCAAAGGAGATCTCTCCACTGCAAGGAGACTATTTGAAGACTTCATAGAGAAGTTCCCAGACAGTGAATACACGGACGATGCCGAGTACTTCCTGAAGAGGATATGA
- a CDS encoding NAD(P)H-hydrate dehydratase yields the protein MKEIDEITINEYGMDSKVLMERAGISVLLALEEELGNLSGQRFLVLCGGGNNGGDGFVVARNLLNVARDVLVVFLGKSRTPDCDYNYNLYLRFGGKVLEHFDASLLKEYDVVVDAIFGTGLKGEVTGEYAKVIDSVNNANTYVVSVDIPSGVDADTGKVLGTAVKANLTVTFGAPKVGHLIFPGREYAGRLKVANIGHPRSLLEPLKRHVITREMAVSLLPERPKDSHKGTYGKVLVVAGSKLYSGAPVLTGMGALKVGAGLVTLVVPFPQNLVATSSFPELISVPVETKNGYFSAENVEECLRMAEKVDVVAVGPGLGNNDDTRRFVNEFLKKLEKPVVLDADGLNVLDVSVLSERNQPTVITPHPGEMARLSGKTIDEVKYNYIFAEEFARKHRCVLVLKSATTIVTDGENTFFNTTGNTGLSKGGSGDVLTGMISGFMAQKLSPLEASFLAVYLHGMAADLFEDDERGLTTSELLRLIPKAIRGLKE from the coding sequence ATGAAAGAAATCGATGAGATCACAATAAACGAATACGGTATGGATTCGAAGGTCCTTATGGAGCGAGCGGGTATCTCGGTTCTTCTTGCTTTGGAAGAGGAACTGGGAAACCTTTCTGGACAAAGATTTCTCGTTCTCTGTGGAGGGGGAAACAACGGGGGCGATGGATTCGTTGTTGCACGAAACCTTCTGAATGTGGCCAGGGATGTTCTTGTTGTTTTCCTTGGAAAGAGCAGAACACCTGACTGTGATTACAACTACAACCTCTACCTCAGATTTGGAGGGAAAGTCCTCGAGCATTTTGACGCTTCTCTCCTGAAAGAGTACGATGTGGTTGTGGATGCAATCTTTGGAACAGGATTGAAGGGAGAAGTCACAGGTGAATACGCAAAAGTGATAGATTCTGTGAACAACGCGAACACCTACGTTGTATCGGTTGATATCCCATCTGGTGTGGATGCAGACACGGGGAAGGTTCTTGGAACCGCCGTGAAAGCAAACCTCACGGTGACTTTCGGAGCGCCAAAGGTGGGACACCTCATTTTTCCAGGAAGGGAATACGCAGGAAGACTGAAGGTCGCAAACATTGGACACCCTCGATCTCTTCTGGAGCCACTCAAAAGGCATGTGATAACCAGAGAGATGGCAGTTTCGCTGCTGCCAGAAAGACCAAAAGATTCTCACAAAGGGACATACGGAAAGGTGTTGGTTGTAGCAGGTTCAAAGCTGTACTCTGGAGCACCTGTTCTGACTGGTATGGGAGCCTTGAAGGTGGGAGCGGGGCTTGTGACTCTTGTGGTGCCCTTTCCACAGAATCTGGTTGCAACATCCAGCTTTCCTGAACTCATCTCCGTTCCCGTTGAAACGAAAAATGGATACTTCAGCGCTGAAAATGTAGAAGAGTGTTTGAGGATGGCGGAGAAGGTCGATGTGGTGGCTGTCGGTCCTGGACTTGGAAACAACGATGACACGAGAAGATTCGTCAACGAATTTTTGAAAAAACTGGAAAAACCTGTTGTTCTGGACGCCGACGGTTTGAACGTTCTCGATGTGTCGGTACTTTCGGAGAGAAATCAACCAACGGTGATAACACCGCATCCTGGGGAAATGGCAAGGCTCTCCGGCAAAACGATAGATGAGGTGAAGTACAACTACATTTTCGCGGAAGAGTTCGCCAGAAAACACCGGTGCGTTCTTGTTTTGAAATCAGCCACCACCATCGTCACAGATGGAGAGAATACGTTCTTCAACACAACAGGCAACACGGGGCTGTCGAAAGGGGGCAGTGGGGACGTTCTGACCGGGATGATCTCAGGTTTCATGGCTCAGAAACTATCTCCTCTTGAGGCAAGTTTTCTTGCGGTGTATCTGCATGGAATGGCGGCGGATCTTTTCGAAGACGATGAAAGAGGGCTCACTACCTCAGAGCTTTTGAGGCTTATCCCGAAAGCCATAAGGGGGCTGAAAGAATGA
- a CDS encoding lytic transglycosylase domain-containing protein: MRVLFLCFLFALLFFANLYRLFPDDYYDYISSYSGDIDPRLIQSIIWVESNFDRTAVSSAGAFGLMQIMPSTAMWLKEKFALAQDYQNPEGNILYGIVYLRFLRDIYGDLDRAIMAYNVGPSALNDGRYIESAQRYLKKVKRIYFIYRFLYGER, from the coding sequence GTGAGAGTCCTTTTTCTGTGTTTTCTTTTCGCCCTGCTGTTCTTTGCGAACCTGTACAGGTTGTTTCCAGACGACTATTATGATTACATTTCAAGTTATTCCGGTGATATAGATCCCAGGCTCATCCAGAGTATAATCTGGGTAGAAAGTAACTTCGACAGAACCGCTGTGTCCTCAGCGGGTGCGTTTGGATTGATGCAGATCATGCCATCGACGGCGATGTGGTTGAAAGAGAAATTTGCTCTCGCTCAGGACTATCAAAACCCGGAGGGAAACATACTCTACGGGATCGTCTATCTTCGCTTTTTGAGGGACATCTACGGTGATCTCGACAGGGCGATCATGGCTTACAACGTTGGACCCAGCGCTTTGAACGATGGAAGATACATCGAGAGTGCACAAAGATATCTGAAGAAGGTGAAGAGGATATATTTCATCTATCGTTTTCTCTATGGCGAGAGGTGA